Proteins encoded within one genomic window of Triticum aestivum cultivar Chinese Spring chromosome 2D, IWGSC CS RefSeq v2.1, whole genome shotgun sequence:
- the LOC123049764 gene encoding serine racemase — MGSRDDDGQNAEGQGYAADINSIREAQARIAPYVHKTPILSSTSINAIAGKQLFFKCECFQKAGAFKIRGASNSIFALDDIQAAKGVVTHSSGNHAAAVALAAKLRGIPAYIVIPENAPACKVENVNRYGGQVIWSDVTMESRESTAKKVQEETGAILIHPFNDKYTISGQGTVCLELLEQVPEIDTIIVPISGGGLISGVALAAKAINPSIRVLAAEPKGADDSAQSKAAGRIIKLPATNTIADGLRAFLGDLTWPVVRDLVDDVIVVDDNAIVDAMKMCYETLKVAVEPSGAIGLAAALSDEFKESSVWHESSKIGIIVSGGNVDLRVLWESLCK, encoded by the exons ATGGGAAGCAGAGATGACGATGGCCAAAATGCAGAAGGTCAGGGTTACGCCGCGGACATCAATTCCATCAGGGAGGCGCAGGCACGCATCGCGCCATACGTGCACAAGACACCCATCCTGTCATCAACTTCTATCAATGCCATAGCAGGGAAGCAGTTGTTCTTCAAGTGTGAATGCTTCCAGAAGGC AGGGGCGTTCAAGATCCGAGGGGCATCCAATTCAATATTTGCCCTTGATGACATTCAGGCAGCAAAGGGCGTTGTGACGCATAGCAG TGGAAATCATGCTGCTGCTGTGGCACTGGCTGCAAAGTTGCGTGGCATACCTGCTTACATTGTCATACCCGAAAACGCGCCAGCATGTAAGGTTGAGAATGTTAACCGTTATGGTGGTCAGGTTATCTGGAGCGATGTCACCATGGAATCAAGAGAATCTACAGCTAAAAAGGTCCAGGAAGAGACTGGTGCTATTCTTATTCATCCATTCAATGATAAGTACACCATCAG TGGTCAGGGTACAGTATGCCTTGAACTTTTGGAGCAAGTCCCTGAGATCGACACAATAATTGTTCCAATTAGTG GTGGTGGTTTAATTTCGGGTGTGGCATTGGCTGCAAAGGCCATCAACCCTTCAATACGTGTTCTGGCAGCAGAGCCGAAGGGTGCTGATGATTCAGCCCAGTCCAAGGCTGCTGGAAGGATCATCAAACTGCCTGCAACCAACACCATTGCTGATGGACTACGAGCGTTTCTCGGTGACTTGACATG GCCGGTGGTGCGTGACTTGGTGGACGATGTCATCGTCGTGGATGACAACGCCATTGTCGACGCCATGAAGATGTGCTATGAGACGCTGAAGGTGGCTGTGGAGCCTAGCGGAGCCATTGGCCTTGCCGCTGCCCTCTCTGACGAGTTCAAGGAAAGCTCCGTTTGGCATGAGAGCAGCAAGATAGGGATCATTGTTTCCGGTGGCAATGTGGACCTCCGCGTGCTCTGGGAATCCCTGTGTAAATGA
- the LOC123054219 gene encoding uncharacterized protein isoform X2 produces MPNKRQREARKRFREANPGLCPPAPAPPADGTKKKKSKKSLFKKVKKAGAGGGVGGAGRSKHPLRVPGMRPGEQCFICKGTDHAAKNCPEKSYWDKNKICLLCRERGHSMKNCPDKGDGDLKKFCYNCGESGHSLSKCPKPIENGGTNFASCFVCKQQGHLSKDCPENTHGIYPKGGCCKICGEVTHLARHCPNKRQQYFESSVDDGMNMEGDYQEDHTLHGGDDLEDDFIDEEEANSASGMAVSDECKLKFQELKAKRSFRFITFKINEQSQQVVVDRVGQPGETYADFTATIPADECRYAVFDFDFVTDENCQKSKIFFISWSPDTSRVRSKMLYASSKDRFKRELDGYQVELQATEPSEMTLDIVKARAL; encoded by the exons ATGCCGAACAAGCGTCAGCGGGAGGCGCGGAAGCGCTTCCGCGAGGCGAACCCCGGCCTCTGTCCGCCCGCGCCCGCCCCTCCGGCCGACggcaccaagaagaagaagagcaagaagagcTTGTTCAAGAAGGTGAAGAAGGCGGGAGCCGGCGGCGGAGTAGGAGGAGCGGGGAGGTCGAAGCACCCGCTGCGGGTTCCCGGGATGCGGCCCGGGGAGCAGTGCTTCATCTGCAAGGGCACCGACCACGCGGCCAAGAACTGCCCCGAGAAGTCCTATTGGGACAAGAACAAG ATTTGCTTGCTCTGCAGGGAGCGAGGGCATAGTATGAAGAACTGCCCTGACAAAGGTGATGGGGATCTGAAGAAATTCTGCTATAACTGTGGTGAATCTGGGCATTCCCTTTCCAAGTGCCCGAAGCCCATTGAAAATG GCGGCACAAACTTTGCGAGCTGCTTTGTCTGCAAACAGCAGGGACATTTGAGCAAGGATTGCCCTGAAAATACACACGGCATTTATCCCAAG GGTGGTTGCTGTAAGATATGTGGTGAAGTTACACACTTGGCAAGGCATTGCCCGAACAAACGGCAACAGTACTTCGAATCCTCGGTGGATGATG GTATGAATATGGAGGGAGACTACCAGGAAGACCATACTCTGCATGGTGGAGACGATCTTGAAGATGATTTCATTGATGAAGAAGAG GCGAACTCGGCGTCGGGCATGGCCGTGAGCGACGAGTGCAAGCTCAAGTTCCAGGAGCTCAAGGCGAAGCGGAGCTTCCGGTTCATCACGTTCAAGATCAACGAGCAGTCGCAGCAGGTGGTGGTGGACCGGGTGGGGCAGCCCGGCGAGACCTACGCCGACTTCACCGCCACCATCCCCGCCGACGAGTGCCGCTACGCCGTCTTCGACTTCGACTTCGTCACCGACGAGAACTGCCAGAAGAGCAAGATCTTCTTCATCTCCTG GTCCCCGGACACGTCCAGGGTGAGGAGCAAGATGCTGTACGCCAGCTCCAAGGACAGGTTCAAGAGGGAGCTGGACGGCTACCAGGTGGAGCTGCAGGCCACCGAACCCAGCGAGATGACGTTGGACATCGTCAAGGCCAGAGCCCTCTGA
- the LOC123054219 gene encoding actin-depolymerizing factor 6 isoform X1 encodes MANSASGMAVSDECKLKFQELKAKRSFRFITFKINEQSQQVVVDRVGQPGETYADFTATIPADECRYAVFDFDFVTDENCQKSKIFFISWSPDTSRVRSKMLYASSKDRFKRELDGYQVELQATEPSEMTLDIVKARAL; translated from the exons ATG GCGAACTCGGCGTCGGGCATGGCCGTGAGCGACGAGTGCAAGCTCAAGTTCCAGGAGCTCAAGGCGAAGCGGAGCTTCCGGTTCATCACGTTCAAGATCAACGAGCAGTCGCAGCAGGTGGTGGTGGACCGGGTGGGGCAGCCCGGCGAGACCTACGCCGACTTCACCGCCACCATCCCCGCCGACGAGTGCCGCTACGCCGTCTTCGACTTCGACTTCGTCACCGACGAGAACTGCCAGAAGAGCAAGATCTTCTTCATCTCCTG GTCCCCGGACACGTCCAGGGTGAGGAGCAAGATGCTGTACGCCAGCTCCAAGGACAGGTTCAAGAGGGAGCTGGACGGCTACCAGGTGGAGCTGCAGGCCACCGAACCCAGCGAGATGACGTTGGACATCGTCAAGGCCAGAGCCCTCTGA